One segment of Vibrio gazogenes DNA contains the following:
- a CDS encoding RES family NAD+ phosphorylase produces MFEFLTYVLEEDENGDYAYKIIDDTFQLFNNDITNKQALFEEVTKESFNGKKYKLAISFDHYKESWKELCEELKHSNRFFPTGVIYSKIFKQSNDKDLPVFSSILEQLESTAYITDCFYRARISDEPLTANDMGAPPQDKTSAGRANPKGIAYMYLADNIDTCVSEVRPYNGAEIYVSEFKLKQTKTLIDLTDPRKKFSIIPFQESDYGESLAIIELLEAFALALSIPVKPHLSELDYIPTQFLCEYFKSLGPYDGIIFNSSFSKGKNYVFFNTDEFNIDEPAPFRLNSINFEYS; encoded by the coding sequence ATGTTTGAGTTTTTAACGTATGTCTTAGAAGAAGATGAAAATGGGGATTATGCATACAAAATCATAGATGACACATTTCAGCTTTTTAATAATGATATTACGAATAAGCAAGCACTTTTCGAAGAGGTAACTAAAGAAAGTTTCAATGGTAAAAAATATAAATTGGCAATTTCTTTTGACCACTACAAAGAAAGCTGGAAAGAGTTATGCGAAGAACTTAAACACTCAAACCGTTTTTTCCCAACAGGTGTCATATATTCAAAAATATTCAAGCAAAGCAACGATAAAGATTTACCTGTATTCTCATCAATATTAGAGCAATTGGAATCAACCGCTTACATAACAGACTGCTTTTACAGGGCTAGAATTAGCGATGAACCATTAACAGCTAATGACATGGGAGCACCACCTCAAGATAAAACTTCAGCAGGTAGAGCCAACCCCAAAGGCATTGCATATATGTATTTAGCCGACAATATAGATACCTGTGTTTCTGAGGTTCGACCATACAATGGAGCAGAAATTTATGTTTCTGAGTTTAAATTAAAGCAAACAAAGACTCTCATCGATCTAACTGATCCAAGGAAAAAATTTTCAATCATCCCTTTTCAAGAGTCGGACTACGGGGAATCTTTAGCCATAATTGAACTTCTCGAAGCATTTGCATTAGCCTTATCTATACCAGTAAAACCTCATCTATCAGAGCTAGATTATATTCCAACTCAATTTCTATGTGAGTATTTCAAATCATTAGGGCCTTATGATGGTATCATTTTTAATAGTTCATTTAGTAAAGGTAAAAATTATGTGTTTTTTAATACCGATGAGTTCAATATCGATGAACCCGCACCATTCAGGCTAAACTCTATTAACTTTGAATATTCATAA
- a CDS encoding winged helix-turn-helix transcriptional regulator, translating into MIRFGKLQRAIGPITQKELTKQLRSFEKRGLVMRTVYPEMPPRVEYCVTDLGRTLKPTLDSLAHWMTEHREQLIQESTSSTESAESSLKMISASGSRTLTGNDK; encoded by the coding sequence GTGATACGGTTTGGGAAATTACAGCGCGCTATCGGTCCAATCACCCAAAAGGAATTAACCAAGCAACTGAGGTCGTTTGAAAAGCGAGGGCTGGTGATGAGAACTGTCTATCCGGAAATGCCCCCCAGAGTCGAATATTGTGTTACCGACTTGGGAAGAACCCTGAAGCCAACTTTAGATTCCTTAGCGCACTGGATGACCGAACATCGAGAACAACTGATTCAAGAATCAACGTCATCAACTGAGTCGGCTGAGTCTTCGCTTAAAATGATATCAGCATCAGGCAGCCGCACGCTCACCGGAAACGACAAATAA
- a CDS encoding sce7725 family protein, whose protein sequence is MYYPVLRGKQFELICLRELSPIIKCDLWCPIIEPVRQKLQGLTKTIEYLNQNQITPIVITNPSLGDFDGNLHSIEEKLLEINTELQFKPCFSTKNRSSNELKEFTESHQNTEFAIFIEDGVNKNSIHLIEKASLVISKKYQRGAFRNLSNVVIVEDNFPVVKNNSSYPDKSYFSDRHTDYKEGTNVVGYGDYTITGSDYLESGGPAYVVAIHLSYIDPDEYHSMFIKHFKSYDDNSPTRPGEKFGDALQKLIQFCDAHPMLVQETLGLKGFRELKTRDHFPGLGQAKKLSIQHHIHTLCMYGEK, encoded by the coding sequence ATGTATTACCCCGTACTCCGAGGCAAACAGTTTGAACTGATATGTTTAAGAGAATTAAGTCCCATTATCAAATGTGACCTTTGGTGTCCAATCATCGAACCAGTAAGACAAAAGCTACAAGGATTGACAAAAACGATTGAATACTTAAATCAGAATCAAATCACACCTATTGTTATTACCAACCCTAGTTTAGGTGATTTTGATGGAAATTTACACTCTATCGAAGAAAAGTTACTAGAAATCAACACGGAACTACAATTCAAGCCTTGTTTTTCAACAAAGAACCGATCATCTAACGAACTCAAAGAATTTACCGAGTCACACCAAAACACAGAATTTGCCATTTTTATCGAAGATGGTGTCAATAAAAACTCTATACATCTTATTGAAAAAGCATCTTTAGTTATTTCAAAAAAATACCAAAGGGGTGCTTTTCGTAATCTATCTAATGTCGTAATTGTTGAAGATAACTTTCCAGTAGTAAAAAATAACTCATCATATCCTGATAAATCATATTTTTCAGATAGGCATACCGACTACAAAGAAGGAACAAATGTCGTTGGATATGGTGATTACACAATTACAGGTAGTGACTATCTAGAAAGTGGTGGCCCTGCATATGTAGTAGCAATACATCTCTCATACATAGATCCAGATGAATACCATTCTATGTTCATTAAACATTTTAAATCTTACGATGATAACTCTCCAACTAGGCCGGGTGAAAAATTTGGAGATGCATTACAAAAATTAATTCAATTTTGTGATGCACACCCAATGCTAGTACAAGAAACTCTTGGACTAAAAGGCTTTAGAGAATTAAAAACTAGGGACCACTTTCCGGGACTAGGGCAAGCTAAAAAACTGTCAATACAACACCACATCCATACGTTATGTATGTATGGAGAAAAGTAG
- the dusB gene encoding tRNA dihydrouridine synthase DusB has product MAGVTDRPFRELCLRYGAGMAVSEMMSSNPALWKTSKSKQRMVHEGESGIRSVQIAGSDPQLMAEAAQFSVENGAQIIDINMGCPAKKVNKKLAGSALLRYPDLIEDILTTVVQAVRVPVTLKTRTGWDTAHKNCIHIAKLAEDCGIQALALHGRTRACLYRGMAEYDSIRAVKQAISIPVIANGDIDSPEKAKYVLEYTGADALMIGRPAQGRPWIFQEIQHFLETGTTMPALPVQEVKSILLGHVQALHQFYGAYLGPRIARKHVGWYLKEHEQASGFRRTFNAIEAAPLQLEALEGYFDNVAS; this is encoded by the coding sequence ATGGCTGGTGTCACCGACAGACCTTTTCGTGAGTTATGTCTTCGCTATGGTGCTGGCATGGCTGTCAGTGAAATGATGTCATCCAATCCGGCATTGTGGAAAACGTCAAAGTCGAAACAGCGGATGGTCCATGAGGGCGAGTCAGGGATTCGTTCGGTTCAGATCGCAGGTTCCGATCCGCAGTTAATGGCAGAAGCTGCGCAATTCAGCGTTGAGAACGGTGCGCAAATCATCGATATCAACATGGGTTGCCCGGCAAAGAAAGTGAATAAGAAGTTGGCAGGTTCCGCCCTGTTACGCTACCCAGATCTCATTGAGGATATCCTCACAACGGTAGTTCAGGCTGTTCGTGTGCCTGTGACGCTAAAAACACGAACCGGTTGGGATACAGCGCATAAGAACTGTATTCACATCGCAAAGCTGGCCGAAGACTGCGGCATTCAGGCACTCGCGCTTCACGGAAGAACCAGAGCCTGCCTTTATCGCGGTATGGCAGAATATGACAGCATTAGAGCGGTCAAACAGGCCATCTCGATTCCGGTGATTGCCAATGGTGACATCGATAGTCCGGAAAAGGCCAAATATGTACTGGAATACACCGGCGCTGACGCATTAATGATTGGTCGCCCGGCACAAGGACGACCATGGATTTTTCAGGAAATCCAACATTTTTTGGAAACCGGCACAACAATGCCCGCGCTTCCGGTTCAGGAAGTCAAAAGCATTTTGCTTGGTCATGTACAAGCGCTCCATCAATTTTACGGAGCGTATCTGGGGCCACGTATCGCACGTAAACATGTGGGGTGGTATCTCAAAGAACATGAACAGGCAAGTGGGTTTCGACGGACCTTCAATGCCATAGAAGCAGCCCCGCTGCAACTGGAAGCACTCGAAGGTTATTTTGATAACGTTGCATCATAA
- the fis gene encoding DNA-binding transcriptional regulator Fis, which yields MFEQNLTSEALTVTTVTSQDQITQKPLRDSVKASLKNYLSQLNGQEVSELYELVLAEVEQPLLDTIMQYTRGNQTRAATMMGINRGTLRKKLKKYGMN from the coding sequence ATGTTCGAACAAAATCTGACTTCAGAAGCTTTAACCGTTACTACCGTTACTTCACAAGACCAAATCACCCAGAAGCCTCTGCGTGATTCCGTTAAAGCATCTCTTAAAAACTATCTTTCCCAGTTAAATGGCCAAGAAGTAAGTGAATTATACGAATTAGTTCTAGCTGAAGTTGAGCAGCCGCTGCTCGATACGATCATGCAGTACACTCGCGGTAACCAAACTCGCGCAGCAACCATGATGGGTATCAACCGCGGAACACTTCGCAAGAAACTGAAAAAGTACGGCATGAACTAA
- the prmA gene encoding 50S ribosomal protein L11 methyltransferase, whose translation MPWIQIKLNANNDNAETIGDMLMEDTGALSVTFLDAKDTPVFEPLPGETRLWGDTDVLALYDAEADTDTIVAQIKASQLLPADFSYKVEQIEDKDWEREWMDNFHPMKFGNRLWICPSWKEIPDPDAVNVMLDPGLAFGTGTHPTTALCLEWLEGLDLSGKTVIDFGCGSGILAIAAIKLGAKQVIGVDIDPQALLASKDNAQRNGVENQLAVYLPQNQPDNLSADIVVANILAGPLKELAPVIQSLVRPGGQLAMSGVLETQAEEVASFYRNQFDIEPIIENNEWCRISGQKK comes from the coding sequence ATTCAAATTAAACTCAATGCCAACAACGATAATGCCGAAACAATCGGTGATATGTTGATGGAAGACACAGGCGCGTTATCCGTCACATTTCTTGACGCGAAAGACACACCAGTCTTTGAACCCCTTCCGGGAGAAACTCGCCTTTGGGGAGATACCGATGTGCTCGCGTTATATGACGCAGAAGCAGATACCGATACCATCGTTGCACAAATCAAGGCCAGCCAACTTCTGCCTGCGGACTTCTCTTATAAAGTCGAACAGATTGAAGATAAAGACTGGGAACGGGAATGGATGGATAATTTCCACCCGATGAAATTTGGCAATCGCCTGTGGATTTGTCCTAGCTGGAAAGAGATTCCCGACCCGGACGCTGTCAATGTGATGCTGGATCCCGGCTTGGCATTCGGCACCGGCACACATCCGACAACAGCCTTATGTTTAGAATGGCTCGAAGGGCTGGATCTCAGCGGCAAAACCGTAATTGATTTCGGGTGCGGCTCTGGCATTCTGGCGATTGCAGCAATTAAGTTGGGTGCCAAGCAAGTGATTGGTGTCGATATTGATCCACAAGCCTTACTCGCTTCCAAAGACAACGCCCAGCGCAATGGCGTAGAAAACCAGCTCGCGGTTTACCTGCCGCAAAATCAGCCCGACAACCTCAGTGCCGATATTGTAGTGGCAAACATTCTGGCCGGCCCGCTCAAAGAGCTTGCTCCGGTCATTCAGTCTCTGGTTCGTCCCGGTGGACAACTGGCAATGTCAGGCGTGTTAGAGACCCAGGCTGAAGAAGTTGCCAGTTTCTATCGCAACCAGTTTGATATCGAGCCCATTATTGAAAACAACGAATGGTGTCGGATTTCTGGTCAAAAGAAATAA
- a CDS encoding sce7726 family protein — MRLKDAARIFSSGYLRKLADGDYSLICRVIDELDLPNNSLTTLKDVYENVYQLLNLHYRFEYYYKNTIVNKVLLGRHSLNTAVMLSELRIGRNIADCVILNGQSTCYEIKTEYDSLDRLSEQLSSYYSIFDNVYVVCGEKHLDKILKQSPDEVGVIQLTKRNTLSTVRQAKDLSKNDIDKNLMLNTLRSEEYKHLAKLISGSIPSVSNIKMYSACFDIISTTDAKILREHFKTVLKYHRKNNGNFIRSLPKSLKNAGVSYKLPIRTQQQLVDILNSNLSKDNICITPYSEANSLN; from the coding sequence ATGAGACTCAAAGACGCAGCAAGAATTTTTAGTAGTGGTTATCTTCGCAAACTAGCTGACGGAGATTACTCATTAATTTGCAGAGTAATCGATGAATTAGATTTACCTAATAACTCACTTACAACTTTAAAAGACGTCTATGAGAATGTTTATCAACTGTTAAACTTGCATTATCGCTTTGAATACTATTACAAAAATACCATTGTTAACAAAGTATTATTAGGTCGTCACTCTTTAAATACTGCTGTTATGTTATCTGAACTTCGAATTGGTCGAAACATTGCTGATTGTGTAATTTTAAACGGTCAATCTACTTGTTATGAAATAAAAACAGAGTATGACTCTTTAGATAGATTGTCCGAACAGCTATCCTCTTATTACTCAATATTTGATAACGTGTACGTTGTATGCGGTGAAAAACATTTAGACAAAATACTAAAACAATCTCCAGATGAAGTAGGTGTAATTCAACTAACAAAACGAAATACACTATCTACAGTAAGACAAGCTAAAGATCTTAGTAAAAATGATATAGATAAGAATCTTATGCTAAATACTTTAAGATCAGAAGAATATAAACACCTCGCCAAATTAATATCAGGATCTATTCCTTCTGTTAGCAACATAAAAATGTATTCAGCATGTTTTGATATTATATCAACTACTGATGCTAAAATTCTGAGAGAACATTTTAAAACAGTTCTCAAATACCATAGAAAAAATAATGGGAATTTTATCAGGTCGCTACCTAAATCCTTAAAAAATGCAGGAGTAAGCTATAAGTTACCTATTAGAACACAACAACAACTTGTTGATATTCTTAATAGTAACTTGAGTAAGGATAACATATGTATTACCCCGTACTCCGAGGCAAACAGTTTGAACTGA
- a CDS encoding LysR substrate-binding domain-containing protein: MDNRLRYLSALRFFESASRLKSYSKAAEELCVTQAAISQKLRQLEDRLGCKLFIRRGREMHLTDKGQILHKHVNDGFKHIITGLNRIQNEPLEGMLNVSAPRSFSTRWLMPRLWKFTMAYPHVPIRVQTVKEIDIRHTETDVLIWQGNDSVKHLDLDQETLFEEDIYPYCSPQLAKSMKFDSPEQLLNCWLIDFHTASFSWEQWFRSANVSAKRGGIQWMEVSSFDMAINAVVAGHGACLATESISADFVERGLLVKPFNIGLTPGIRYSVISDPSSSRVLRVNVFKSWLQKELNVQSGS; the protein is encoded by the coding sequence ATGGACAATCGACTACGTTATCTTTCAGCGCTGCGTTTTTTCGAATCGGCTTCTCGTCTTAAAAGTTATAGTAAAGCGGCTGAAGAACTGTGTGTCACTCAGGCAGCCATAAGCCAAAAGCTACGACAACTTGAAGATCGTTTGGGATGTAAATTATTTATCCGTCGTGGACGTGAAATGCATCTGACAGATAAGGGACAGATACTTCACAAGCATGTCAATGACGGTTTTAAACACATCATCACTGGATTAAACAGAATTCAGAATGAGCCACTCGAAGGAATGCTGAACGTCAGTGCCCCTCGTTCATTCTCCACACGTTGGTTAATGCCTAGACTGTGGAAGTTCACGATGGCGTACCCACATGTCCCGATTCGGGTACAGACGGTGAAGGAGATCGATATTCGCCATACCGAAACTGATGTATTGATCTGGCAAGGCAATGACAGCGTAAAACATCTGGATTTAGATCAAGAGACACTATTTGAAGAAGACATCTATCCTTATTGCTCTCCGCAACTCGCGAAATCAATGAAGTTCGATAGTCCAGAGCAACTCCTGAACTGTTGGTTAATTGATTTTCACACAGCGTCTTTTAGTTGGGAGCAATGGTTTCGCAGTGCAAATGTCAGTGCCAAAAGAGGAGGTATTCAATGGATGGAAGTAAGTAGCTTTGATATGGCGATCAATGCAGTAGTCGCCGGACATGGCGCATGTCTGGCGACTGAAAGTATTTCGGCAGACTTTGTTGAACGAGGTCTGTTAGTTAAGCCATTCAATATCGGACTCACCCCCGGAATTCGCTATTCTGTCATTAGTGACCCTTCTTCTTCACGGGTTCTAAGAGTCAATGTATTTAAATCGTGGTTACAAAAAGAACTAAACGTCCAATCGGGAAGTTAA